The following coding sequences lie in one Miscanthus floridulus cultivar M001 chromosome 9, ASM1932011v1, whole genome shotgun sequence genomic window:
- the LOC136481788 gene encoding uncharacterized protein, with product MAGTHQLLRLLVTLLLIATLIGASVADDSPPAPTPQPQPTAYQMLERYNFTQGILPQGVTGYVLNADGSFEVYLPADCGFRAGSMQVQYSSRIAGHIQPLSITGLEGVKVKVLFSWIGVDQVDRDGDQLRFSAGPMSKSFSIDTFANSPQCS from the coding sequence ATGGCCGGCACTCATCAGCTTCTCCGCCTCCTCGTGACACTTCTTCTCATCGCCACTCTCATCGGGGCCTCCGTCGCCGACGACTCGCCGCCGGCTCCcacgccgcagccgcagccgacGGCGTACCAGATGCTGGAGCGGTACAACTTCACGCAGGGCATCCTGCCGCAGGGCGTGACGGGGTATGTCCTCAACGCCGACGGCTCCTTCGAGGTGTACCTCCCGGCGGACTGCGGCTTCCGCGCTGGCAGCATGCAGGTCCAGTACAGCAGCCGCATCGCCGGCCACATCCAGCCGCTGTCCATCACCGGCCTGGAGGGAGTGAAGGTGAAGGTGCTGTTCTCGTGGATCGGCGTCGACCAGGTCGACCGCGACGGCGACCAGCTCCGCTTCTCCGCCGGCCCCATGTCCAAGTCCTTCTCCATCGACACATTTGCCAACAGCCCGCAATGCAGCTGA